Proteins from a single region of Abyssalbus ytuae:
- a CDS encoding SusC/RagA family TonB-linked outer membrane protein: MKIKHVNPKLITSWIFFFSVVIAFAQSKTITGRVIDDSGVLLPSVSILLKGTNIGTTTDFDGNYSIEAPNDGVLVISYIGFKTIEEPISDRQVINFTLQTDIASLDEVIVIGYGTQKKSEVTGAISGVKASELKDMPLTRIEQSLQGRTSGITIAANSGQPGSSSTIRIRGITTLNNNEPLWVIDGVIVDAGGIGYLNQSDIESIEVLKDAAAASIYGSRAAAGVILVTTKKGKAGKLAVNYSGYTGISGPARKLDLLNATEYATLMNERYANGYIPGSENYQLPFSNPESYGKGTDWQDLIFDNSAFRQNHELSISGGNTNSTFYSSFGYLDQEGLVASDISHYTRKTFRLNSDHKINNYIKVGQTLSYTNEKNRGIDTNNYYGGPLASAINLDPITPAIETDAVTLSSVPYIDDEGNLRPDLVLAPNGYPYGISGYVGQEMTNPLAFIETKRGNHSWADNFVGNVYLEIEPIKNLKLKSSFGGKMAYWGGQSFNPVVFLNTSFLVSQNSLSKNTNKGFGWNIENTISYSQSINDHNFTVLLGQGVYVDNITQGESVTYNDLPVNTYQEASFNFDLPADQIIAEAYEGTIHKVTSLFGRLTYSYKEKYLVTGIVRRDGSSRFGSNNKYGVFPSFSLGWVPSNETFWPENDIINQLKIRGSYGVTGSDQIGDFQYLSTIGDGRNYSFGNQGSIVIGNSPNAPANPDLKWEETSQTNIGCDLRLLEGVTIGFDWYLKKTTGILQGVPIPGYVGATGQPTGNVADMENRGIDLELGYAKSYEDFGFSINGNISTVENEVTNLGTDIEYLNGGETIQASTFPITRTQVGQPVNSFFGFVTDGIFQNQAEVEAYTNSNGEMIQPNAKPGDFRWKDVDKDGSITDQDRDFLGSSIPKINYGFTLNLNYKNFDLLVFAQGASGNKIFQAIRRLDIGTANFQTSALGRWTGGGSTNSFPRLTTNDTNKNFTNPSDFYLEDGDYFRFKIIQLGYSFPSDLLNKFGVSNLRLYVTGENLFTFTKYSGYDPEIGGGVFGIDKGYYPQAKSGMLGINLQF, from the coding sequence ATGAAAATTAAGCATGTAAATCCCAAGCTCATAACCAGTTGGATTTTTTTCTTTTCCGTGGTTATTGCTTTTGCGCAAAGCAAGACTATTACCGGAAGGGTCATTGACGATTCCGGAGTGCTCTTGCCAAGTGTGTCAATATTATTAAAAGGTACTAATATTGGAACAACAACAGATTTTGATGGTAACTATTCGATTGAAGCACCTAATGATGGTGTTTTGGTAATAAGTTATATAGGTTTTAAGACTATAGAAGAACCCATCAGCGATCGGCAAGTAATTAATTTTACATTGCAAACTGATATTGCTTCACTCGATGAAGTAATCGTGATTGGCTATGGTACACAAAAGAAAAGTGAAGTGACTGGGGCAATTTCTGGTGTAAAGGCTTCAGAATTAAAAGATATGCCTTTAACAAGAATTGAACAATCTTTACAGGGGAGAACTTCAGGAATAACCATAGCTGCCAACTCTGGCCAACCCGGATCATCATCTACTATTAGGATTAGAGGTATTACAACTTTAAATAATAATGAGCCTCTTTGGGTTATTGATGGAGTTATTGTAGATGCAGGCGGGATAGGTTATTTAAATCAATCAGATATAGAATCCATAGAGGTGCTTAAAGATGCTGCCGCTGCCTCAATTTATGGATCAAGGGCAGCAGCCGGGGTAATTCTTGTAACAACCAAAAAAGGAAAAGCTGGAAAACTCGCCGTAAACTATTCAGGATATACAGGTATTTCAGGACCAGCACGAAAGTTGGATTTACTTAATGCAACTGAATATGCTACACTAATGAATGAAAGGTATGCCAACGGTTACATACCTGGAAGCGAAAATTACCAATTGCCTTTTTCCAATCCTGAATCTTATGGAAAAGGTACCGATTGGCAAGATTTAATTTTTGATAACAGTGCCTTTCGTCAAAATCATGAATTAAGTATTAGTGGTGGCAATACTAACTCAACATTTTATTCTTCATTTGGATATTTAGACCAAGAAGGGTTGGTAGCCTCAGATATTTCACATTATACCAGGAAGACTTTTAGGCTTAATTCAGATCATAAAATTAATAATTATATAAAAGTTGGTCAAACCCTTAGTTACACCAATGAAAAAAATAGAGGTATCGATACCAACAATTACTATGGAGGTCCACTGGCTTCAGCTATTAACCTGGATCCGATAACTCCTGCTATAGAAACTGATGCCGTTACATTAAGTAGTGTTCCATATATTGATGATGAAGGGAACTTGAGGCCTGATTTGGTATTAGCCCCAAATGGATACCCGTATGGTATTTCGGGTTATGTTGGACAGGAAATGACAAATCCGTTGGCTTTTATTGAAACTAAGAGAGGTAATCACAGCTGGGCAGACAACTTTGTTGGAAATGTGTATTTGGAAATAGAGCCAATTAAAAATCTCAAATTGAAAAGTTCTTTTGGAGGAAAAATGGCTTATTGGGGAGGGCAATCCTTTAACCCAGTCGTATTTTTAAATACATCTTTTTTAGTTTCTCAAAATAGTTTAAGTAAAAATACCAACAAAGGTTTTGGGTGGAACATAGAAAACACTATTTCCTATAGCCAAAGTATAAATGATCATAACTTTACTGTATTACTAGGCCAAGGAGTATATGTTGATAACATTACTCAGGGAGAATCGGTAACCTACAACGATCTGCCTGTCAATACATACCAGGAAGCGAGTTTTAATTTTGATCTTCCGGCTGATCAAATTATAGCAGAAGCTTATGAAGGAACAATTCATAAAGTTACTTCTTTATTTGGGAGATTGACGTATTCTTATAAAGAAAAGTATTTGGTTACTGGTATTGTACGTAGAGATGGGTCAAGTAGATTCGGTTCTAATAACAAATATGGTGTTTTTCCTTCTTTTTCTTTGGGATGGGTTCCAAGTAATGAAACCTTTTGGCCGGAAAACGATATAATCAATCAATTAAAAATCAGGGGAAGCTATGGTGTGACAGGGAGTGATCAAATAGGAGATTTTCAGTATTTATCAACTATTGGAGATGGGAGAAACTATTCTTTTGGTAATCAGGGTTCTATTGTCATAGGAAACAGTCCCAATGCCCCTGCAAACCCTGATTTAAAATGGGAGGAAACCAGTCAGACCAATATAGGTTGTGACCTCAGGTTATTGGAAGGAGTGACTATTGGATTTGATTGGTACTTAAAGAAAACTACAGGAATTTTACAAGGAGTACCTATTCCAGGATATGTGGGAGCTACCGGCCAGCCTACAGGGAATGTAGCTGATATGGAAAATAGAGGAATTGACTTAGAATTGGGCTATGCTAAGTCTTACGAGGACTTTGGGTTTTCTATTAACGGAAACATTTCAACGGTAGAAAACGAGGTTACAAATTTAGGAACGGATATTGAGTACTTAAACGGTGGTGAAACAATACAGGCAAGTACTTTCCCTATAACCAGAACCCAGGTTGGGCAACCTGTAAACTCTTTCTTTGGGTTTGTTACAGACGGGATATTTCAAAATCAGGCCGAAGTAGAAGCTTATACTAATTCTAATGGAGAAATGATTCAGCCTAATGCAAAACCAGGTGATTTTAGATGGAAAGATGTAGATAAAGATGGGTCCATAACTGATCAAGACAGGGATTTCTTAGGAAGTTCCATACCAAAAATTAATTATGGTTTCACATTAAATCTTAATTATAAAAATTTTGATTTATTGGTATTTGCTCAAGGTGCTAGTGGCAACAAAATCTTTCAGGCCATTAGACGTTTGGATATTGGAACTGCCAATTTTCAAACCTCGGCTTTAGGAAGGTGGACAGGAGGAGGTTCTACAAATTCTTTTCCAAGGCTTACTACTAATGATACCAATAAAAACTTTACCAATCCTTCAGATTTTTATCTGGAAGACGGAGATTACTTCAGGTTTAAAATCATACAATTAGGATATTCTTTTCCAAGTGATTTGCTAAACAAGTTTGGAGTAAGCAATCTCAGACTTTATGTTACAGGAGAAAACCTGTTTACATTTACTAAATATAGTGGATATGACCCTGAAATTGGCGGTGGGGTGTTTGGTATAGATAAAGGGTATTATCCACAAGCAAAATCGGGAATGCTCGGTATTAATTTACAATTTTAA
- a CDS encoding RagB/SusD family nutrient uptake outer membrane protein, with amino-acid sequence MKLNKLNYLLFTFLLVMTATSCSKDYLEVDPKGTYLESNYYQNQEQAFSGVVAVYDILGKESRGFENMVTMMNAGSDDHYAGGGGPDDGAGIHAFSHYTISASTIPTSYWDDYYQGIFRANILLSKLPEAPIDEAVKRRFIAETKALRAYFYFQLVRMFGNIPLITSPLPTEEIYNVSQATKENVYIQIETDLEEAKNDLPNTVDLAVEGGRFTKGAAQALLGKVYLYNGKKAEAAAELEVVNGIPGSTSIYGYRLLDNFDDLWDFDNIFNSESILETTNTNKSNADWDFWGSGADEGNTINIMVGPRSYVRSAGSSAPDFAPGWSINVFTQKFYDIIQSDPRFDATIADLKAYEDAGEIEYLHGDQDTGYYLKKFMPLNSDASTGGGARELNYQQHVYMIRLADTYLLEAEALGGTGARAQALLDAVRARVGLPSIPVSMDAIMQERRLELAGEGHRWFDLVRTGQASQALAEYGFTPGKNEVLPIPLKELDNTQLVQNPNY; translated from the coding sequence ATGAAACTGAATAAATTAAATTATTTGTTGTTTACCTTCTTATTGGTAATGACAGCTACATCATGTAGTAAAGACTATTTGGAAGTAGACCCTAAAGGGACTTATCTTGAAAGCAATTACTATCAAAATCAAGAACAGGCATTTTCTGGTGTAGTAGCAGTATATGACATTCTGGGAAAAGAATCAAGAGGCTTTGAGAATATGGTGACGATGATGAATGCAGGTTCTGATGATCATTATGCAGGAGGAGGTGGTCCTGATGATGGGGCTGGTATACATGCCTTTTCACATTACACTATTAGTGCTTCTACAATCCCCACAAGTTATTGGGACGATTACTATCAAGGCATTTTTAGGGCTAATATATTGCTCTCTAAATTACCTGAAGCCCCCATTGACGAAGCAGTCAAAAGAAGATTTATAGCTGAAACCAAAGCTTTAAGAGCCTATTTCTATTTTCAATTGGTGAGAATGTTTGGAAACATTCCTCTTATTACCAGTCCTTTACCTACAGAAGAAATTTATAATGTAAGCCAGGCAACTAAAGAGAATGTATATATCCAAATTGAAACTGATTTAGAAGAAGCTAAAAATGATTTACCTAATACTGTAGATTTAGCCGTAGAAGGAGGGCGTTTTACAAAAGGTGCAGCACAAGCCCTTTTAGGTAAAGTATATTTATATAATGGAAAAAAGGCAGAAGCTGCAGCAGAATTAGAAGTAGTAAATGGAATACCGGGGAGTACCAGTATTTATGGATACCGTTTATTAGACAACTTTGATGACTTGTGGGATTTTGATAACATTTTTAATTCAGAGTCTATTTTAGAAACTACCAATACAAATAAAAGTAATGCAGATTGGGATTTCTGGGGTTCTGGTGCCGACGAAGGAAATACTATAAATATTATGGTTGGCCCACGTAGCTATGTTAGATCTGCCGGATCTTCTGCTCCAGATTTTGCTCCGGGGTGGAGTATCAATGTATTTACTCAAAAATTTTATGATATTATACAAAGCGATCCACGATTTGATGCAACCATTGCAGACCTAAAAGCTTATGAAGATGCAGGAGAAATAGAATATCTTCATGGAGATCAGGATACGGGATATTATCTTAAAAAATTTATGCCGCTCAATAGCGACGCTTCCACTGGGGGAGGTGCCCGTGAATTGAATTATCAGCAACATGTTTACATGATTCGTCTGGCAGACACTTACCTTCTGGAAGCTGAAGCGCTAGGGGGAACCGGAGCTAGGGCTCAAGCATTATTGGATGCTGTAAGGGCCAGAGTGGGCTTGCCATCTATTCCTGTTTCGATGGATGCTATCATGCAGGAAAGAAGATTGGAACTGGCAGGTGAAGGTCACAGATGGTTTGATTTAGTGAGGACCGGACAAGCATCTCAAGCACTTGCAGAATATGGGTTTACCCCGGGGAAAAATGAAGTGCTACCAATTCCTCTTAAGGAACTGGACAATACTCAACTAGTGCAAAACCCTAACTATTAA
- a CDS encoding glycoside hydrolase family 30 protein, giving the protein MKSRPIYFLSLVCLLSISCIEKQKKVNIENEISDPLPIGKKLTVYTTADSTDLRLTQTNSLFFSEGKQPLETEISVFVEPQKTFQTFIGIGGAITDASAEVFAKLNSAKQKELLDAYYDTDKGVGYTLLRTPIHSSDFSSETFTYIQENDTTLSTFSIEHDRQYRLPMIKRAMQTAKDSMLIYASPWSPPAFMKDTKNMLQGGVLMPEFFQPWANYYVKFIQAYEKEDIPIWGVTVQNEPMAKQTWESCIYTAEAERDFIKNHLGPTLEKEGLGNKKIVVWDHNRDLMNHRANIIYSDSEAAKYVWGMGFHWYENWSGGEPMFENVGMVKEAYPDKQLMFTEGCNERFDSSKYQYWPNAERYGKSMINDFNNGTAGWTDWNILLDQNGGPNHLGNFCFAPVHADLDTGELIFTPAYYYIGHFSKFVRPQAKRVSTSVSRSSLLSTSFLNEDGSLVTIVMNQSNKKLTYNLFVGARKAMIDIPPHAIQTIKY; this is encoded by the coding sequence ATGAAATCCAGACCAATATATTTTTTGTCGCTAGTATGTTTGCTAAGTATTTCCTGTATTGAAAAGCAAAAAAAAGTAAACATTGAAAACGAAATTTCAGATCCTTTACCAATTGGTAAAAAATTGACTGTTTACACTACTGCAGACAGTACTGATTTAAGATTAACACAAACTAATAGTTTATTCTTTTCCGAAGGAAAGCAACCCTTAGAAACAGAAATATCGGTTTTTGTAGAACCTCAAAAAACTTTTCAAACTTTTATAGGAATTGGAGGGGCTATTACGGATGCTAGTGCTGAGGTTTTTGCAAAACTTAATTCTGCAAAACAAAAAGAACTTTTAGATGCTTATTACGATACAGATAAAGGTGTTGGGTACACTTTATTAAGAACACCAATACATAGTTCAGACTTTAGTAGTGAAACGTTTACTTATATTCAGGAAAATGACACAACCCTTTCAACTTTTTCTATAGAACATGATAGGCAATACCGTCTGCCCATGATAAAAAGGGCAATGCAAACGGCCAAAGACTCAATGCTTATATATGCCTCTCCATGGAGCCCGCCTGCTTTTATGAAGGATACCAAGAATATGTTACAGGGGGGAGTTTTGATGCCTGAGTTTTTTCAGCCTTGGGCTAATTATTATGTTAAGTTTATTCAGGCTTATGAAAAAGAAGATATTCCAATCTGGGGTGTTACCGTTCAAAATGAACCCATGGCTAAACAAACTTGGGAATCCTGTATTTATACAGCTGAAGCTGAGCGGGATTTTATAAAAAATCATCTTGGGCCTACACTTGAAAAAGAAGGATTAGGTAATAAGAAAATTGTGGTTTGGGACCATAACCGGGATTTAATGAACCACCGTGCCAATATTATTTATTCTGATTCAGAAGCAGCTAAATATGTTTGGGGAATGGGGTTCCATTGGTATGAGAACTGGTCAGGGGGAGAACCCATGTTTGAAAACGTAGGTATGGTTAAAGAAGCATATCCAGATAAACAACTCATGTTCACAGAAGGTTGCAATGAACGCTTTGATTCATCCAAATATCAATATTGGCCCAATGCCGAACGCTATGGAAAATCAATGATCAACGATTTTAACAATGGAACAGCAGGGTGGACTGATTGGAATATTTTGCTGGATCAGAATGGTGGGCCTAATCATTTGGGAAATTTTTGTTTTGCACCCGTTCATGCTGATTTGGATACTGGTGAACTCATCTTCACACCGGCGTATTATTACATCGGACATTTTTCAAAATTTGTACGTCCTCAGGCTAAACGAGTAAGTACATCAGTAAGCAGAAGCAGTTTATTAAGTACGTCGTTTTTGAATGAAGATGGTTCTTTGGTAACCATTGTAATGAATCAAAGTAATAAAAAACTAACCTACAATTTGTTTGTGGGAGCTCGAAAGGCAATGATTGATATTCCTCCGCATGCCATACAAACCATTAAATATTAA
- a CDS encoding glycoside hydrolase family 30 protein has product MLKKNIIVLIGLAITLVQINCSSSKEDVEDNGSNPNPSGPVTSDIDFWLSKPDQSVLLSKRSNILAFGNTTNTFPSIEVNKNQTFQNIDGFGFSLTGGSADAINSLSAGARTTLLQELYGNSANDISISYIRLSIGASDLNEAPFTYDDMPEGETDDMLSNFSLEPDMEGVIPVLKDILKINPDIKILGSPWSAPIWMKDNNSFVGGSLQHQYFGVYAQYFVKYIQAMAAEGITIDAITIQNEPYHAGNNPSMFMTPEDQAEFIKDHLGPAFANANIDTKIIIWDHNCDNPGYPISVLNNSEAKQYIDGSAFHLYGGGIEALTTVHNAHPDKNIYFTEQYTSSSGSFDGDLQWHVKNVVIGSIRNWSKNALEWNLASDENFQPHTDGGCSICKGGITISSSGIITRNVGYYIIAHASKFVPSGSVRIASTIPGTLHNVAFKTPERKIVLIVENDGASIQTFNIKYNGEWASATLGIGSVGTFVWEE; this is encoded by the coding sequence ATGTTAAAGAAAAATATAATTGTATTAATAGGACTTGCTATAACACTTGTCCAAATAAATTGTTCTTCTTCAAAAGAGGATGTTGAAGATAATGGTTCAAATCCAAACCCTTCTGGTCCTGTAACCAGTGATATTGATTTTTGGCTATCTAAGCCGGACCAAAGTGTTTTATTATCAAAAAGATCAAATATTCTTGCATTTGGCAATACAACCAATACGTTTCCATCAATTGAGGTTAACAAAAACCAAACTTTTCAAAATATTGATGGCTTTGGCTTTAGTTTAACAGGGGGTAGTGCAGATGCGATTAATAGTTTAAGTGCCGGTGCCAGGACCACATTATTACAGGAATTATACGGCAACTCTGCTAACGACATTTCTATAAGCTATATTCGATTAAGTATTGGTGCCTCAGATTTGAACGAAGCTCCATTCACCTATGATGATATGCCTGAGGGAGAAACAGATGATATGCTGAGTAACTTTAGTTTAGAACCAGATATGGAGGGTGTTATTCCGGTATTAAAAGATATTTTAAAAATCAACCCTGATATTAAAATTTTAGGGTCTCCATGGTCGGCTCCAATTTGGATGAAAGACAATAACAGTTTTGTAGGAGGCAGTTTACAGCATCAATACTTTGGAGTGTATGCACAGTATTTTGTAAAATATATCCAGGCTATGGCTGCAGAAGGCATTACTATAGATGCAATAACGATACAAAACGAACCCTACCATGCTGGAAACAACCCTAGTATGTTTATGACCCCGGAAGATCAGGCAGAATTCATAAAAGATCACTTAGGACCTGCTTTTGCAAATGCAAATATTGATACAAAAATCATTATTTGGGATCATAATTGTGATAACCCCGGGTATCCTATATCTGTTTTAAACAATTCAGAAGCAAAACAATACATAGATGGTTCTGCATTCCATTTATATGGAGGTGGTATAGAGGCATTAACCACTGTACACAATGCTCATCCCGACAAAAATATTTATTTCACAGAACAATATACTTCTTCTTCCGGAAGTTTTGATGGCGATTTGCAGTGGCATGTTAAAAATGTTGTTATTGGTTCTATTAGAAACTGGAGTAAAAACGCTTTGGAATGGAATTTGGCAAGTGATGAGAATTTTCAACCGCATACAGATGGAGGTTGTAGTATTTGTAAAGGCGGAATCACCATTAGTTCTTCTGGAATTATTACTAGAAATGTAGGGTATTATATTATAGCTCACGCCTCTAAATTTGTTCCTTCAGGTTCTGTTAGAATTGCTTCTACTATACCCGGGACACTACATAATGTAGCATTTAAAACCCCAGAGAGAAAAATCGTTTTAATTGTTGAAAATGATGGAGCTTCTATTCAAACATTCAACATAAAATATAATGGCGAATGGGCATCGGCAACCTTAGGTATTGGGTCAGTAGGTACATTTGTTTGGGAAGAATAA
- a CDS encoding cellulase family glycosylhydrolase yields the protein MKYYITILSILFSVAVNAQGFLHAEGQKIVDENGNNILLRGLGLGGWMVQESYMLQTSAFAGPQHTIKEKITELIGKKNTQEFYRVYLENSITRRDIDSLKAWGFNSVRLPMHYNLYTPPIEEEKEGEITWKEKGFQMTDSLLKWCRVNKMYLILDLHAAPGGQGNDANISDYDKTKPSLWESEANKQKTIALWKKLAERYKDETWIGGYDIINEPNWNFVEGENPNGLDEKKNEPLRQLMVDITKVIREVDQNHMIIIEGNGWGNNYNGIFPLWDNNMVISFHKYWNYNTQESIQFILDFRKKYNAPVWLGESGENSNVWFRDAIKLVEFNNVGWAFWPMKKVDNIAGVTSVTKNPEYAQLLNYWQYGGEKPTVEFAKKALMQMVENFKMENVTVKQDVIDAMFRQVQTAETKAYKDHSVPGRIYATEYNLGTQGYAYFDEDFVNYRVNTGKYSSWNNGHKMRNDGVDIQVCKDEETNGYEVFDIKDKEWLLFTVNVKQTGKYLLKIRYASEKSHAKLHLEVDTQSFKIVNLIPTGNNNSYSTAEVPGIYLKKGIQKIKVVFDKGGVHVNYFEFH from the coding sequence ATGAAATATTATATAACTATTTTATCCATATTGTTTTCAGTAGCTGTTAATGCTCAAGGTTTTTTACATGCTGAAGGCCAAAAAATCGTAGATGAAAATGGTAATAATATACTTTTAAGAGGCCTTGGACTTGGCGGGTGGATGGTTCAGGAAAGTTATATGTTACAAACCTCTGCTTTTGCAGGGCCACAACATACTATTAAGGAGAAAATAACTGAGCTTATAGGTAAAAAAAACACTCAAGAATTTTATCGGGTGTACCTGGAAAATAGTATCACCAGGAGAGATATTGATTCGTTAAAGGCCTGGGGTTTTAACTCTGTAAGATTGCCTATGCACTACAACCTGTATACACCACCAATTGAAGAAGAGAAAGAGGGAGAGATAACCTGGAAAGAAAAAGGTTTTCAAATGACAGATAGCCTTTTAAAATGGTGCAGAGTCAATAAAATGTACCTTATTCTTGATTTGCATGCTGCTCCTGGAGGCCAGGGAAATGATGCTAATATTTCTGATTACGATAAAACCAAACCATCACTTTGGGAAAGCGAAGCAAATAAACAAAAAACGATTGCTTTGTGGAAAAAATTAGCCGAACGTTATAAAGATGAAACCTGGATTGGTGGTTACGATATTATAAATGAACCCAATTGGAATTTCGTTGAAGGTGAAAACCCTAACGGATTGGATGAAAAGAAAAATGAACCATTGAGACAATTAATGGTTGATATAACTAAGGTGATTCGGGAAGTAGACCAAAACCACATGATAATTATAGAAGGGAACGGCTGGGGAAATAATTACAATGGTATTTTTCCTCTATGGGATAATAATATGGTGATTAGTTTTCATAAATATTGGAATTACAACACTCAGGAAAGTATCCAGTTTATATTGGATTTCAGGAAAAAATATAACGCCCCTGTTTGGTTAGGTGAAAGTGGAGAAAATTCTAATGTATGGTTTAGAGATGCTATTAAATTGGTTGAATTTAATAATGTAGGTTGGGCATTTTGGCCAATGAAAAAGGTAGATAATATAGCCGGAGTTACATCAGTTACTAAAAATCCGGAATATGCTCAACTTTTAAATTATTGGCAGTATGGAGGAGAAAAACCAACAGTAGAATTTGCTAAAAAAGCCTTAATGCAAATGGTAGAGAATTTCAAGATGGAAAATGTCACTGTTAAACAGGATGTTATAGATGCTATGTTTAGACAAGTACAAACTGCTGAAACTAAAGCATATAAAGATCACAGTGTTCCAGGAAGAATATATGCAACAGAGTATAATCTTGGAACCCAGGGGTATGCATATTTTGACGAAGATTTTGTAAATTATAGAGTAAATACAGGCAAATACTCATCTTGGAATAATGGGCATAAGATGAGAAATGACGGGGTTGATATTCAAGTTTGTAAAGATGAAGAAACTAATGGCTATGAAGTCTTTGATATTAAGGATAAGGAATGGTTATTGTTTACTGTCAATGTAAAGCAAACGGGGAAGTATCTTCTTAAGATAAGGTACGCTTCTGAAAAATCTCATGCTAAGCTTCATTTGGAGGTGGATACACAATCTTTTAAAATTGTGAATCTCATTCCTACCGGAAATAATAATAGCTATAGTACGGCAGAAGTACCGGGAATATATTTGAAAAAAGGAATTCAAAAAATTAAGGTTGTTTTTGATAAAGGAGGAGTTCATGTCAACTATTTTGAATTCCACTGA
- a CDS encoding TetR/AcrR family transcriptional regulator — MEAEQIDTEEKIKEAARKLFTQKGYAATRTRDIAQEADINLSLLNYYFRSKEKLFNIIMTEKMHEFFGVMFPIVTNIKLTLEEKIERIVENYINMLQKNPDLPIFVLSEIRNNPQKFVKNFGLEHLLNNSSLIKQIAEKNSNIEPIQFIFNILGMAIFPFISRPVMQASGVFDDDKFHELMNKRKQLLPVWIKSILEN, encoded by the coding sequence ATGGAAGCAGAACAAATTGATACCGAAGAAAAAATAAAGGAAGCAGCCCGTAAATTATTTACCCAAAAAGGATATGCTGCCACTCGCACAAGAGACATTGCCCAGGAAGCCGATATTAATCTATCCTTGTTAAATTACTATTTCAGGAGTAAAGAAAAGCTTTTTAATATTATAATGACAGAGAAGATGCATGAGTTTTTCGGAGTTATGTTTCCGATAGTAACCAATATTAAGCTGACATTGGAGGAAAAAATTGAAAGGATTGTTGAAAATTACATAAACATGCTCCAAAAAAATCCTGATTTGCCAATTTTTGTATTAAGTGAAATAAGAAATAACCCCCAAAAATTTGTTAAGAATTTCGGGCTTGAACATTTGTTAAATAATTCATCTTTAATAAAACAAATAGCAGAAAAGAATTCAAATATAGAGCCTATACAATTTATATTCAACATATTAGGAATGGCTATTTTTCCTTTTATTTCCAGGCCTGTTATGCAGGCTTCCGGAGTTTTTGATGATGATAAATTCCACGAACTAATGAATAAAAGAAAACAATTATTGCCCGTTTGGATAAAATCAATATTAGAAAACTAA